A window of the Canis lupus baileyi chromosome 8, mCanLup2.hap1, whole genome shotgun sequence genome harbors these coding sequences:
- the HBZ gene encoding hemoglobin subunit zeta yields MSLTKAERTIILSMWGKISTQADAIGTEALERLFASFPQTKTYFPHFELRAGSAHLRAHGAKVVAALGDAVRSLDDVAGALSRLSELHAYILRVDPVNFKLLSHCLLVTLASHFPADLTADAHAAWDKFLSLVSCVLTEKYR; encoded by the exons ATGTCTCTGACCAAGGCCGAGAGGACCATCATCCTGTCCATGTGGGGCAAGATCTCCACCCAGGCGGATGCTATTGGCACCGAGGCCCTGGAGAG GCTCTTCGCCAGCTTCCCGCAGACCAAGACCTACTTCCCGCACTTCGAGCTGCGCGCGGGCTCGGCGCACCTGAGGGCGCACGGCGCCAAGGTGGTGGCCGCGCTGGGCGACGCGGTGCGCAGCCTCGACGACGTGGCGGGCGCCCTGTCCAGGCTGAGCGAGCTGCACGCCTACATCCTGCGCGTGGACCCGGTCAACTtcaag CTGCTGTCCCACTGTCTGCTGGTCACCCTGGCCTCGCACTTCCCCGCCGACCTCACGGCCGACGCCCACGCCGCGTGGGACAAGTTCCTGTCGCTCGTGTCCTGCGTCCTGACCGAGAAGTACCGCTGA